Proteins encoded together in one Eublepharis macularius isolate TG4126 chromosome 2, MPM_Emac_v1.0, whole genome shotgun sequence window:
- the LOC129323427 gene encoding uncharacterized protein K02A2.6-like, which produces MATAGHFGPFDSTSEDWESYIARFEFYLEANKLKDAELQRATFFSVCGKTTFEIARALVAPAQLQALAFSEIKDKLRDHFSPQPSEVASRHVFHKRDQSHSESVSNFVTALRKAARKCNFPDLENTLRDRLVCGLRDEKLQRRLFAKKMLTFKEALEEALAAETAERSTKEVWQSRSPTLAKRAEPIHHEGLASDTEEDDEVNRTQATRSRRSEQQQYRGPPCASCGGTHERRYCAFRDAECRACRRKGHIARACRTVRKGSSPLPRRPAEKGLRRSNECNAIEEHAVRTLVLSTKATVQPKIRVTVQIEGTPCEMEVDSGSALSIISKDLFDRVCTGGRSKRLEPSDLILTDFQGRRVPVAGVGLVKVSYKQFQGPLRVVVVKGRLTSLLGLDWFEALGIHVTGVQQVSQSGIRAVCEEFPGVFDGSLGCYKGLPVSFNLNAAAAPVRLKARRVPFALKPRIDEELDRLIAQGVLEPMSHACWETPIVTPIKANGDVRICADYKCTINKALQQHAYPVPVVSHLLAFLAGGRIFAKIDLAQAYQQLPVDEATAEAQTIVTHRGAFKVKRLQFGVSVAPGIFQGLMEGLLRGIPGVIPYFDDVLIAGSTPSELSDRLREVLRRLQDAGLKVKKEKCQFGVPRVEFLGFLINADGIHPTDSKVQAISQAPPPRSKKELQAFLGLLNFYHAFLPHKASLAEPLHRLLEKNAKWTWDRRHARAFTAVKELLSSEAVLTHFDESKPLILASDASLYGIGAVLSHRMPDGRETPIAYFSRSLSRAQRNYAQIDKEALALVAGVKKFHDYVYGRRFEITTDHKPLLGLLAADRQTPQVMSPRMLRWSVFLSAYDYQVSYRPGKAIGHADALSRLPLPEPADDPSPAHGVMQIEDLPQPPLVASDIAAHSAKDPTLSRVLNWVWRGWPAGGAEPELQPFHSCQLELSVHKGCLLWGSRVVVPPKLRQRVLEALHVGHPGIVKMKALARSYVWWLGIDREVEGWVRACQPCQEARPEMPQAPVRAWETTRTPWSRLHIDFAGPFQGHTFLVVVDSYSKWLEVVPVSAMTSGVVIRALRCLIATHGLPDTIVSDNAAQFTSREFQTFLENNAIRHVTSAPFHPSTNGQAERMVRSTKESLHKLGRGDFSQRLADLLLRQHITPHATTGRSPAELLMGWRLTTLLDRLHPDFAPDAKGETEAPDLPRAFQPGDRVYARNYGAGPVWIPATISRTTGPVSYEVANSKGKIYRRHIDKLRKRWPPREPERDGNLPPCVTETREVAGAATGSHPGGPGGSHDPLPMTHGAAGAAETTPSIPAGEPATDSEGPTAGSQNTEGLRRSQRVRQPPAFLGDYVWSGAPQA; this is translated from the coding sequence ATGGCTACCGCAGGCCACTTTGGGCCTTTTGACTCAACCTCCGAGGACTGGGAGTCCTACATTGCGAGGTTCGAATTCTACCTTGAAGCAAATAAGCTGAAAGACGCTGAGCTGCAAAGGGCCACGTTCTTCAGCGTCTGTGGGAAAACCACGTTCGAGATCGCCCGGGCGCTCGTAGCGCCAGCACAGCTCCAGGCGTTGGCGTTCAGCGAGATCAAAGACAAGCTCCGAGACCACTTCTCACCGCAGCCGTCGGAAGTTGCCAGCCGTCATGTCTTCCACAAGCGAGACCAATCACATAGCGAGTCCGTTAGCAATTTTGTTACCGCCTTACGGAAAGCAGCGAGGAAATGCAACTTCCCAGACCTCGAGAATACTCTGCGAGACAGACTGGTGTGCGGTCTGCGGGACGAGAAGCTGCAGCGGCGCCTGTTTGCAAAGAAGATGCTCACGTTTAAAGAGGCCCTGGAGGAAGCCCTcgcggcggagacggccgagcGGTCCACCAAGGAGGTGTGGCAGTCGCGCAGCCCGACCTTGGCCAAACGAGCAGAACCCATTCACCACGAGGGCCTCGCGAGCGACACCGAGGAGGATGACGAAGTCAACCGGACGCAAGCCACCAGATCCCGGCGCTCCGAGCAGCAGCAGTACAGGGGGCCTCCATGTGCCAGTTGTGGGGGGACCCATGAGAGGCGGTACTGCGCATTCAGAGATGCAGAATGCCGAGCATGCAGGAGGAAGGGCCACATCGCACGCGCCTGCAGGACAGTCAGGAAGGGAAGCTCCCCGCTGCCGAGGCGACCAGCAGAGAAGGGGCTGCGCCGGTCCAACGAGTGCAATGCCATAGAGGAGCACGCAGTCAGGACTCTCGTCCTGAGCACGAAGGCGACAGTACAGCCAAAGATACGCGTCACAGTGCAGATCGAGGGAACGCCATGCGAGATGGAAGTGGACTCCGGGTCAGCACTATCCATCATCTCGAAGGACCTCTTTGACCGAGTGTGCACCGGCGGGAGGAGCAAGCGCCTAGAGCCAAGCGACCTGATCCTGACGGACTTCCAGGGACGACGGGTTCCAGTGGCAGGAGTTGGCCTAGTCAAGGTCAGCTACAAGCAGTTCCAGGGCCCCCTCCGTGTGGTTGTAGTCAAGGGGCGCCTCACCAGTTTGCTGGGGCTTGATTGGTTCGAGGCGTTGGGCATCCACGTCACCGGGGTCCAACAAGTCAGCCAATCAGGCATCCGGGCAGTCTGCGAAGAATTTCCCGGCGTGTTCGATGGGTCCCTCGGCTGCTACAAGGGCCTGCCCGTCTCATTCAACCTGAATGCAGCTGCAGCGCCAGTCCGCCTCAAGGCACGCCGGGTCCCCTTCGCCCTCAAGCCGCGCATAGATGAGGAGTTGGACCGCCTGATCGCACAGGGAGTTCTCGAGCCCATGTCGCATGCCTGCTGGGAGACACCAATCGTCACGCCCATCAAGGCCAACGGGGACGTGCGAATCTGCGCGGACTACAAGTGCACTATCAACAAAGCACTGCAACAACACGCGTACCCCGTGCCGGTGGTCAGCCACCTTCTGGCATTCTTAGCGGGGGGACGCATATTTGCAAAGATCGACCTGGCACAAGCATACCAGCAACTGCCAGTGGATGAAGCTACCGCGGAGGCGCAAACCATCGTGACCCACCGCGGAGCGTTCAAGGTCAAGAGACTCCAATTTGGGGTGAGCGTAGCCCCAGGCATCTTCCAGGGACTCATGGAGGGGTTGCTGCGGGGAATCCCGGgcgtcattccgtactttgatgacgtcctGATCGCGGGATCCACCCCCTCCGAGCTCTCCGACAGGCTCCGGGAAGTGCTGCGCCGCCTCCAAGACGCGGGACTCAAGGTAAAGAAGGAGAAGTGCCAGTTCGGCGTGCCCAGAGTAGAGTTCCTAGGATTCCTCATCAATGCAGACGGAATCCACCCAACGGATAGCAAGGTGCAAGCCATCTCCCAAGCTCCGCCACCTCGCTCCAAGAAGGAGCTCCAAGCCTTCTTGGGGCTACTGAACTTTTACCACGCCTTCCTACCGCACAAGGCGTCGCTGGCGGAACCCTTGCACCGCCTCCTGGAAAAAAACGCCAAGTGGACGTGGGACCGCAGGCACGCCCGTGCGTTTACAGCGGTCAAGGAGCTCCTGTCATCCGAGGCAGTGCTGACGCATTTCGACGAAAGCAAGCCGCTCATCCTTGCCAGCGATGCTTCTCTGTATGGGATCGGCGCTGTGCTGAGCCACCGGATGCCAGACGGCCGGGAGACGCCAATCGCCTACTTCTCAAGATCCCTGTCACGAGCTCAGCGGAACTACGCACAGATCGACAAGGAGGCCCTGGCACTGGTAGCAGGAGTCAAGAAGTTCCACGACTACGTCTACGGGCGGCGGTTCGAGATAACCACAGACCACAAGCCGCTACTTGGCCTATTAGCGGCGGACCGGCAAACGCCGCAAGTAATGTCACCCCGGATGCTGCGCTGGTCGGTGTTCCTGTCTGCCTATGACTACCAGGTGTCCTACAGGCCGGGGAAGGCCATTGGGCATGCCGATGCCCTCAGCCGCCTGCCATTGCCAGAGCCTGCCGACGACCCCTCACCGGCCCACGGGGTCATGCAGATCGAGGACTTGCCACAGCCCCCCCTTGTGGCTTCGGACATAGCGGCACACTCTGCCAAGGACCCCACTCTCTCCCgggtcctcaactgggtgtggagggggtggccagcggGGGGAGCTGAACCTGAGCTCCAACCATTTCACTCCTGCCAACTTGAGCTATCAGTGCACAAAGGGTGTCTACTCTGGGGGAGCAGGGTCGTCGTTCCCCCCAAGCTGCGACAGCGGGTGCTAGAGGCGCTGCACGTGGGGCACCCAGGGATAGTAAAGATGAAGGCGCTGGCCCGCAGCTACGTGTGGTGGCTGGGAATAGACAGGGAGGTGGAAGGATGGGTCCGGGCTTGCCAGCCTTGCCAAGAAGCCCGGCCTGAAATGCCGCAAGCTCCGGTGCGAGCCTGGGAGACAACGCGAACGCCATGGTCGCGGCTTCACATAGACTTTGCGGGCCCCTTCCAAGGACACACTTTCCTAGTCGTTGTGGACTCATACTCCAAGTGGCTGGAGGTAGTCCCGGTATCAGCCATGACGTCAGGAGTTGTCATCCGCGCCCTTCGGTGCCTAATTGCAACACACGGGCTGCCGGACACCATCGTGTCGGACAACGCCGCCCAGTTCACGTCACGGGAATTTCAAACGTTCCTGGAGAACAATGCCATCCGGCACGTCACATCGGCGCCGTTTCATCCCTCCACGAACGGGCAAGCGGAGCGCATGGTGAGGTCAACGAAGGAGTCACTGCACAAGCTCGGCCGGGGGGATTTTAGCCAGCGTCTGGCGGACCTCTTGCTGCGTCAACACATCACCCCCCATGCCACGACGGGCCGGAGCCCAGCAGAGCTGCTAATGGGGTGGAGGTTGACCACACTACTGGATCGGCTGCACCCAGACTTCGCACCCGACGCCAAAGGAGAGACGGAGGCGCCGGACCTGCCCCGAGCGTTCCAGCCAGGCGACCGAGTGTATGCCCGGAACTACGGGGCCGGGCCAGTCTGGATACCGGCAACCATCTCCAGGACTACTGGACCCGTCTCCTACGAAGTAGCCAACTCCAAGGGCAAGATCTACCGCCGGCACATCGACAAGCTGCGGAAACGATGGCCACCGCGAGAGCCGGAACGGGATGGTAACTTGCCCCCTTGTGTCACAGAGACTAGAGAGGTAGCTGGCGCGGCAACCGGGAGCCACCCGGGCGGGCCGGGGGGAAGCCACGACCCGCTACCAATGACACACGGCGCTGCAGGCGCCGCCGAGACAACCCCCTCCATTCCTGCTGGGGAACCGGCAACCGATAGCGAGGGACCGACCGCGGGGAGCCAGAACACAGAGGGGTTGCGCAGGTCCCAACGGGTGCGCCAACCACCGGCCTTTCTGGGGGACTATGTTTGGAGCGGGGCGCCCCAAgcttag